The DNA region CACCGTCTCCGTGAGGTCGGCCTCACGGATGTCGTATGCCTTGACGGCATCCTCGATGAATACGTCGACGACCTCGCCTGAGTCGAGGTCGTCCGGATGGTCGAACGACGCCCGCGTGATCGTCGTCGGGTAGATCGTCGTCATCCTGGCGAGCAGCTCGTCCCAGTCCCAGTCCGCAGGATCCATGTTCTCCGTGGTGACGAGAACCTGGTCCTCGACGACGTCCTCCAGCCAGTCGAGCAGCAGCTTCTTCGTCTCTTCGCCCTCGAGGACCTGGTTACGCCACTTGTAGATGATCACGCGCTGGGTGTTCATCACCTCGTCGTACTTGAGGACGTTCTTGCGGATCTCGAAGTTCTGCTGTTCGACCTGCGCCTGCGCTCGGCGGATCGACCGGCTGACGAGCTTGTGCTCGATCGGGACGTCGTCTGGAAGCTTGAGGCGCTCCATGATCGACCCGACGCGGTCGGCCGCGAACCGCTGCATGAGGTCGTCGCCCAGCGACAGGTAGAAACGGGACTCACCGGGGTCGCCTTGGCGTCCGGACCGGCCTCGGAGCTGGTTGTCGATCCGTCGCGACTCGTGGCGCTCGGTGCCGAGGACGTAGAGACCGCCCAGCTCGACGACCTTGGCGTGCTCACCCTCCCACTCCGGACGCTTGCGCTCCACGAACCTGCGGACGTGGTCCTCGAACTCGGCCGTGTCCGGCTCCAGACCGGCCGCGATGGCCTCCTGCCGGCCCTCGAACTCGGTGTTGCCGCCGAGGATGATGTCGACACCGCGTCCGGCCATGTTCGTCGCGACGGTGACGGCACCGATGTTGCCGGCCTGGGCGATGATCTGCGCCTCGCGCTCGTGGTTGCGGGCGTTGAGCATCTCGTGCGGGATACCGTTGCGATCGAGGAACCGTGCCAGCCGCTCGTTCTTCTCGACCGACGTCGTGCCGACGAGGGCGGGCTGTCCCTTCGCGTGCCGCTCCTTGATGTCCTCGGTGAGCGCCGTCCACTTGGCGTCCTCGGTCTTATAGATCAGGTCGTCGTGGTCGCCGCGGACCATCGGCTGGTTCGTCGGGATCTCCACGACGTCGAGCTCGTAGATGTGATTGAACTCCGCCGCCTCCGTCATGGCGGTGCCAGTCATGCCCGAGAGCTTGTCGTACATGCGGAAGTAGTTCTGGATCGTGATCGTGGCCAGCGTCTGGTGCTCCTCGCGGATCCGGACGCCCTCCTTGGCCTCCACGGACTGGTGGATCCCGTCTGACCACCGGCGGCCGGGCATCTTGCGACCCGTGAACTCGTCCACGATCACGATCTCGCCGCCGTCGATCACGTACCCGCGGTCGCGCTTGTACAGCTCCTTGGCCTTGACCGAGCCCTGGAGGTAGTGGACGAGCGGGGTGTGCACCTGGTCGTAAAGGTTTTCGACCTCCAGCATCTGCTCGACGTGGTGGACGCCCTCCTCGGTCACCGCGATCGTCCGCTTCGCCTCGTCCACCTCGTAGTCGCGGTCCTTGGTCAACCGCTTCGCGATCTGCGCGAAGCGCGTGTACCACTGCGCCGACTCCTCGGCCGCGCCGGAGATGATCAGCGGTGTCCGCGCCTCGTCGATCAGGATCGAGTCGACCTCGTCCACGATCGCCAGGTCGTGTCCGCGCTGGGTGAGGTCCTCCCTGCGGAACGTCATGTTGTCGCGCAGGTAG from Acidimicrobiia bacterium includes:
- the secA gene encoding preprotein translocase subunit SecA; translation: MSVLQKVLGAGQKRKLKQLSGQVDAVNALASDVEGLSDPELRAKTDALRERVRDLCGGDPAQAEFETVEAALEQVLPEAFAVNREAAKRTVRMRHFDVQIYGGIVLHQGRIAEMRTGEGKTLAATLPCYLNALAGRSVHVVTVNDYLAKRDAEWMGQVHRFLGLSVGAIQNQMRPEERKPIYGGDIVYGTNSEFGFDYLRDNMTFRREDLTQRGHDLAIVDEVDSILIDEARTPLIISGAAEESAQWYTRFAQIAKRLTKDRDYEVDEAKRTIAVTEEGVHHVEQMLEVENLYDQVHTPLVHYLQGSVKAKELYKRDRGYVIDGGEIVIVDEFTGRKMPGRRWSDGIHQSVEAKEGVRIREEHQTLATITIQNYFRMYDKLSGMTGTAMTEAAEFNHIYELDVVEIPTNQPMVRGDHDDLIYKTEDAKWTALTEDIKERHAKGQPALVGTTSVEKNERLARFLDRNGIPHEMLNARNHEREAQIIAQAGNIGAVTVATNMAGRGVDIILGGNTEFEGRQEAIAAGLEPDTAEFEDHVRRFVERKRPEWEGEHAKVVELGGLYVLGTERHESRRIDNQLRGRSGRQGDPGESRFYLSLGDDLMQRFAADRVGSIMERLKLPDDVPIEHKLVSRSIRRAQAQVEQQNFEIRKNVLKYDEVMNTQRVIIYKWRNQVLEGEETKKLLLDWLEDVVEDQVLVTTENMDPADWDWDELLARMTTIYPTTITRASFDHPDDLDSGEVVDVFIEDAVKAYDIREADLTETVMRRLERTVALSVIDNKWREHLAEMDYLRSGIGLRAMGQRDPLVEYQREGFDMFAALVETVKLDSIRYMYHVEVVQEQRQPRSAVEMSSAAPKQRTVTKKDKIGRNDPCHCGSGKKFKHCHGKPGAPVEA